The following coding sequences lie in one Lolium perenne isolate Kyuss_39 chromosome 2, Kyuss_2.0, whole genome shotgun sequence genomic window:
- the LOC139835903 gene encoding uncharacterized protein gives MTNPLAGLAVSEKLTRSNYLLWQSQVLPPIRGARLTSFLDTKTDAPPETITVEKDGKPSQEANPAYDAWVATDQQVLSFLLNTLSPDILISVIGMETAADVWSAIKSMFASQSRTRISNLRVALAKTKKENMTTAQFFTKMKGFADELAAAGRPIDEEELVEYLLAGLDESYNPLFAAIGVNGAEDLTVGDLYAQVCAYDSRIELLGGDTGGGSSVNSAQRGRGGPRGRGGRRGGWGYSSRGHGRQQRGGNGGRRGGGRSGHKDRDLVTCQICGKPGHEAWKCWHRYSEDEEEEEKGANVASYGVDTNWYGDTGATDHITGELNKLTMKEKYTGREQIHAANGQAFTPMLVAAFVKKFSSYQNLSKAHPLIPGVASALQEQQNAGDNFMQNIPETRPHGADLGASQNRTRHEAGSPRITETSDSREESASGSGEASAGSFSSAAARHSAGDTSHGPVTEPHRRMHAPDARTGRSPTVASPHAGDHQNDAAWHAASPSRGNASPTGSRPAATSDQVPATGSSAHGGSAAQSAAPPARITRSKTGHAKPKVYTDGTVRYGLSCSTNEPETLQLALADKKWREAMNDEYKALIENKTWHLVPYKKGTNLIDCKWVYRIKRKADGTIDRYKARLVAKGFKQRYGIDYEDTFSPVVKAATIRLVLAVSVSRGWSLRQLDVKNAFLHGVLEEEVYMKQPPGYENLNAPYHVCKLDKSLYGLKQAPRAWFSKLSSKLQELGFLASKADTSLFIYNKSGIIMFVLVYVDDIIVTSSSNKAVNALLQDLSLAFALKDLGDLHFFLGIEVKKINQGIILTQEKYASDLLNRVGLKECKTLPTPLSASEKLSVTEGELLGPEDSTRYRSIVGALQYLTLTRPDIAFSVNKVCQFLHAPTTVHWTAVKRILRYVSGTVSLGLTFKRSSSTLVSAFSDADWAGCVDDRRSTGGFAVYFGPNLISWSARKQATVSRSSTEAEYKSLANATAEVIWIESLLKELGIQRNEVSCLWCDNMGATYLSANPIFHARTKHIEIDFHFVRERVAKKQLEIRFIPSKDQVADGFTKALPARQFEEFKYNLNLKKAVIEEEC, from the exons ATGACGAACCCCTTAGCCGGTCTAGCCGTGAGCGAGAAGCTGACCAGATCCAACTACCTTCTCTGGCAGTCACAGGTTCTTCCGCCGATCCGTGGAGCCCGTCTAACGAGCTTCCTCGACACCAAGACGGATGCTCCGCCGGAAACCATCACCGTCGAAAAAGACGGCAAGCCGTCCCAGGAGGCCAACCCAGCCTACGACGCATGGGTGGCGACGGATCAGCAGGTTCTATCGTTCCTGCTAAATACTCTCTCACCTGATATTCTCATCTCTGTTATTGGGATGGAAACAGCGGCAGATGTCTGGAGCGCGATCAAGTCCATGTTCGCCTCACAGTCCCGAACGCGCATCTCCAATCTGCGCGTCGCACTGGCCAAAACAAAAAAGGAGAACATGACCACGGCCCAGTTCTTCACCAAGATGAAGGGCTTCGCTGATGAGCTCGCCGCAGCGGGCCGACCAATCGATGAAGAAGAGCTCGTCGAGTATCTCCTCGCCGGCCTCGACGAATCCTACAACCCTCTCTTCGCCGCCATTGGGGTCAATGGAGCAGAAGATCTCACCGTGGGCGACCTGTACGCCCAGGTATGCGCCTACGACAGCCGCATCGAGCTGCTTGGTGGCGACACCGGCGGAGGTTCCTCCGTCAACTCGGCGCAGCGCGGACGTGGCGGACCGCGTGGACGTGGAGGACGCAGAGGAGGCTGGGGCTACAGCAGCCGTGGCCATGGCCGTCAGCAGCGCGGCGGAAATGGTGGCCGTCGTGGAGGAGGCAGGAGCGGCCACAAGGACCGTGACCTTGTCACCTGCCAAATCTGTGGCAAGCCAGGCCATGAGGCCTGGAAGTGCTGGCACCGCTACTccgaggatgaagaagaagaggagaagggcgCCAACGTTGCATCATACGGCGTGGACACCAACTGGTATGGTGACACGGGTGCCACCGACCACATCACCGGTGAGCTCAACAAGCTCACCATGAAGGAGAAATACACCGGCCGTGAGCAGATTCATGCGGCCAATGGACAAG ccttcactccaATGCTGGTAGCCGCCTTCGTCAAGAAATTCTCCTCCTACCAGAATCTCTCCAAAGCTCACCCAT TAATTCCTGGTGTTGCAAGTGCTCTGCAGGAACAGCAAAATGCAGGTGACAATTTCATGCAAAACATACCAGAAACGCGGCCACACGGAGCAGATTTGGGAGCCAGCCAAAATCGCACAAGACACGAGGCTGGTTCGCCTCGGATCACGGAAACCTCGGACAGCAGAGAAGAATCTGCGTCGGGATCCGGGGAGGCGTCAGCGGGGTCCTTTTCGTCTGCGGCAGCACGCCATTCCGCGGGCGACACGTCGCATGGTCCCGTCACGGAGCCCCACAGGCGCATGCATGCTCCTGACGCGCGCACAGGCCGGTCGCCGACAGTCGCGTCGCCACACGCTGGCGACCACCAGAACGACGCCGCGTGGCATGCGGCCAGTCCATCGCGCGGGAACGCGTCCCCGACAGGATCAAGACCTGCTGCAACTTCGGATCAAGTGCCAGCGACCGGATCTTCTGCGCACGGTGGATCTGCAGCGCAGTCAGCAGCACCTCCAGCCCGAATAACAAGGTCCAAAACTGGTCATGCCAAACCAAAAGTTTACACTGATGGAACTGTGAGGTATGGCTTATCTTGTTCTACAAATGAACCCGAAACTTTGCAACTAGCACTAGCTGATAAAAAATGGAGAGAAGCTATGAATGATGAGTATAAGGCTTTAATAGAAAATAAAACATGGCATTTAGTACCATATAAAAAGGGAACAAATTTGATAGACTGTAAATGGGTCTATAGGATAAAAAGGaaagctgatggtactattgatagATATAAGGCTAGATTGGTAGCAAAAGGTTTTAAACAACGATATGGCATAGACTATGAAGATACATTTAGTCCTGTTGTTAAAGCTGCTACTATTAGACTTGTTCTAGCTGTTTCAGTATCAAGAGGATGGAGCTTGAGGCAACTAGATGTGAAGAAtgcgtttcttcatggtgttctggaagaagaggtATATATGAAGCAGCCACCTGGTTATGAAAATCTCAATGCACCCTATCATGTGTGTAAACTTGATAAGTCACTTTATGGGTTGAAACAAGCACCAAGAGCATGGTTCTCAAAGTTAAGTTCAAAACTGCAAGAGCTTGGTTTTTTAGCATCAAAGGCAGATACATCACTTTTTATATATAATAAGTCAGGCATTATTATGTTTGTGCTAGtatatgttgatgacattatTGTTACTAGCTCTTCCAACAAAGCAGTCAATGCACTCCTTCAAGATCTTAGCTTGGCATTTGCATTAAAGGATCTTGGTGATTTACACTTCTTCTTGGGTATTGAGGTAAAGAAAATTAATCAGGGTATTATATTAACCCAAGAGAAATATGCTTCAGATTTGCTCAACAGAGTTGGATTAAAAGAGTGCAAGACACTACCTACTCCATTGTCAGCATCAGAGAAGCTTTCTGTCACTGAAGGAGAACTTCTAGGACCAGAAGATAGCACAAGGTATAGAAGTATTGTTGGAGCATTACAATATTTGACTCTTACCAGGCCAGACATAGCTTTTTCTGTCAACAAGGTATGCCAATTTCTTCATGCTCCCACTACTGTACATTGGACAGCAGTAAAGAGAATATTGAGATATGTCAGTGGTACAGTGAGTCTTGGCTTAACCTTTAAGAGATCTTCTTCTACACTAGTCAGTGCCTTCTCAGATGCAGATTGGGCAGGGTGTGTGGATGATAGGAGGTCTACAGGAGGTTTTGCTGTATACTTTGGACCCAACCTAATTTCTTGGAGTGCTAGAAAACAAGCAACAGTGTCAAGATCAAGTACAGAAGCTGAATACAAATCTCTGGCGAATGCCACAGCAGAAGTCATTTGGATTGAGTCTTTACTGAAAGAACTGGGAATCCAAAGAAATGAAGTCTCGTGCTTATGGTGTGATAATATGGGTGCCACATATCTTTCAGCTAATCCTATCTTTCATGCTAGGACTAAACATATTGAAATTGATTTTCATTTTGTAAGAGAAAGAGTAGCAAAGAAGCAACTTGAGATTAGATTCATTCCATCAAAGGATCAGGTGGCAGATGGCTTCACAAAAGCTTTACCAGCTCGGCAGTTTGAAGAGTTTAagtacaacctcaaccttaagaaGGCTGTGATTGAGGAGGAGTGTTGA